The following are encoded together in the Geoalkalibacter sp. genome:
- a CDS encoding sensor histidine kinase: protein MSSLRYATKKFTSFRTRLLGIVTLGIFCLALTSALTTSWVSSTQARDQMIAQGLQITGHLAGQSALALLFGSAENAEKPLLAILAFPNVDSAGVFDAQGRPLLVFGEKETKLSAAMRDKGVFQSVIAGETPFAWHFVSPVYAGAGTELRDPLDSPFEPAPLPRELLGYASVSMNKKALHTLNFNILFNNLLIGFSFSLVLLFVLNIGIKRLTKPLSQLSALMRKAEEDNSYVFADLRGPAEVTHMAGVYNRMMASLEERDRRLRQHKDILQTEVAMRTQELVQARDAALSANRHKSEFLANISHELRTPLQAIIGYADVVREELEIEGLDEHVEELRRIIHNAQRLLSLINNILRLAKAEAGRMELRLQPVDLHELVREAADTVRPLLKQNDNALETSVKAEGEIPIDRDKLLQAMLNLLSNAAKFTTSGRIALEVRQTPHQLSVKVADTGIGLTPEQQRIIFEEFRQVDGSYTRRFEGTGLGLTITKRFCEMMGGHIEVQSKLGEGSVFTIRIPLPIVVAEPEQGTIMEDARQLSFEDSLEVGGECR, encoded by the coding sequence ATGAGCTCCTTGAGATACGCCACCAAAAAGTTCACCAGTTTTCGCACGCGGCTGCTCGGCATCGTGACGCTGGGGATTTTTTGCCTGGCCCTCACCTCGGCCTTGACCACCTCCTGGGTCAGCAGCACCCAGGCGCGTGATCAGATGATCGCCCAGGGCTTGCAGATCACCGGACACCTGGCCGGACAAAGCGCCCTGGCCCTGCTGTTCGGCAGCGCGGAGAACGCCGAGAAACCCCTGCTGGCCATTCTCGCCTTTCCCAACGTCGACAGTGCCGGGGTTTTCGACGCTCAGGGCCGACCTTTGCTGGTTTTTGGCGAAAAAGAAACGAAACTTTCCGCCGCCATGCGCGACAAGGGTGTTTTTCAATCGGTGATCGCCGGCGAAACCCCCTTCGCCTGGCACTTTGTGTCACCCGTTTATGCCGGTGCCGGCACCGAACTGCGCGACCCCCTGGATTCCCCATTTGAACCGGCGCCCCTGCCCAGGGAACTGCTGGGATACGCCTCGGTCAGCATGAACAAAAAGGCGCTGCATACCCTCAATTTCAATATTCTTTTCAATAATTTGCTGATCGGATTTTCTTTTTCCCTGGTTCTTCTGTTCGTTCTTAACATCGGTATCAAGCGTCTGACCAAGCCGTTGTCCCAGCTCTCCGCCTTGATGCGCAAGGCCGAGGAGGACAACAGCTATGTGTTCGCCGATCTCCGCGGGCCGGCAGAAGTCACCCATATGGCCGGGGTCTACAATCGCATGATGGCAAGCCTCGAAGAGCGCGATCGCCGCTTGCGTCAACACAAGGACATTCTGCAGACCGAAGTGGCCATGCGCACCCAGGAACTGGTGCAGGCGCGCGATGCCGCGCTCTCGGCCAACCGGCACAAGTCGGAATTCCTGGCCAATATCAGCCACGAATTGCGCACGCCCCTGCAAGCCATCATCGGCTATGCCGACGTGGTCAGGGAAGAACTGGAAATCGAAGGTCTGGACGAGCATGTCGAGGAACTGCGGCGCATCATCCACAATGCCCAGCGCCTTCTCTCCCTGATCAACAACATTCTTCGTCTGGCCAAGGCGGAGGCTGGGCGCATGGAATTGCGCCTGCAGCCCGTCGATCTTCATGAACTCGTCCGGGAAGCGGCCGATACGGTGCGGCCGCTCCTGAAACAGAACGACAATGCGCTCGAAACCTCGGTCAAGGCCGAAGGTGAAATCCCGATTGATCGAGACAAGCTTCTGCAGGCCATGCTCAATCTGTTGAGCAATGCCGCGAAATTCACGACCAGCGGCCGCATCGCCCTGGAAGTGCGGCAGACTCCGCATCAGCTGAGCGTCAAGGTCGCCGACACGGGCATCGGCCTGACGCCCGAGCAGCAGCGCATCATCTTCGAGGAATTCCGCCAGGTCGACGGCAGTTACACCCGCAGGTTCGAAGGCACCGGGCTGGGTCTCACCATCACCAAGCGTTTTTGCGAAATGATGGGCGGCCACATCGAGGTGCAGAGCAAGCTCGGCGAGGGATCGGTATTCACCATTCGCATCCCCCTGCCCATCGTCGTCGCGGAACCGGAGCAGGGTACCATCATGGAAGATGCCCGGCAGTTGAGTTTTGAAGATTCCTTGGAGGTCGGCGGCGAATGCCGATGA
- a CDS encoding ABC transporter substrate-binding protein — protein MSLRYWILRPWFLLCLSLLVFPWIGLAQAQARIGVLHPAVQEPFLSVFQSILRGIESESAVPVIPYALPDEAQGEALENWLSAEKIDTVIALGRQGALAAEKLGRSRSVIVGAVPTAPEGFAGISLSPDPAVLFQHLKELVPRAQRVHVVYSEANAWLMPLAEAAARTRGLKLQAYRVNDLREAALEYRRLFQSLRGLADAVWLPLDNLSADDEVVLPLVLQGALDRGCVVFSSKPSHAQRGALFSMYPDHFAMGQSLARMVADQTQGKANSPVIPLANLQLAVNLRTAFHLGLRFTPRQQERFDLIFPTR, from the coding sequence ATGTCCCTGCGTTATTGGATTCTGAGACCCTGGTTCCTGCTTTGCTTGTCGCTGCTGGTGTTTCCATGGATCGGGCTCGCGCAGGCGCAAGCCCGCATCGGCGTTCTCCATCCCGCCGTTCAGGAACCTTTTCTCTCCGTCTTTCAGAGTATTCTGCGCGGTATCGAATCCGAATCCGCGGTTCCCGTGATTCCCTATGCCCTTCCCGATGAGGCTCAAGGCGAGGCCCTCGAAAACTGGCTTTCCGCGGAAAAGATTGACACGGTTATTGCTTTGGGACGCCAAGGGGCGCTGGCCGCCGAAAAACTCGGCAGGAGTCGGTCCGTTATCGTCGGCGCCGTGCCGACGGCACCCGAGGGTTTTGCCGGCATCAGCCTGTCTCCCGATCCGGCGGTGCTCTTCCAGCACCTCAAGGAATTGGTGCCGCGTGCGCAGCGCGTGCACGTCGTTTATTCCGAGGCCAACGCCTGGCTCATGCCCCTGGCCGAGGCCGCCGCGCGGACGAGGGGACTAAAACTGCAGGCCTACCGGGTCAATGATCTGCGCGAGGCGGCGCTCGAATATCGCCGGTTGTTCCAGTCCTTGCGCGGGTTGGCGGATGCCGTCTGGCTGCCCCTCGACAATCTGAGCGCCGATGATGAAGTGGTCTTGCCCCTGGTTCTTCAGGGGGCGTTGGACAGGGGGTGCGTGGTTTTTTCCAGCAAACCCTCCCATGCTCAGCGCGGCGCCCTCTTTTCCATGTATCCCGATCATTTCGCCATGGGCCAGAGTCTGGCCCGCATGGTTGCCGATCAGACACAAGGTAAGGCAAATTCGCCGGTGATTCCCCTGGCCAACCTGCAACTGGCCGTGAATCTGCGCACGGCGTTTCATTTGGGGCTGCGTTTTACCCCGCGGCAGCAGGAACGTTTCGACCTGATTTTTCCGACCCGTTGA
- the nifE gene encoding nitrogenase iron-molybdenum cofactor biosynthesis protein NifE produces MAKKPKISELLDERACAHSAVKKSACNTQTPGATTGGCAFEGAQIALFPFADAAHLVHGPITCLGASWETRATPTSHAGRDFTQMGFTTGVTTNDVVFGGEDKLREAIDYIVEHYAPAAVFVYATCVTALIGDDIDAVCRRAQAKHGIPMVAVHAPGFVGSKNLGSRLGGEAALAALVGTLEPETTTPFDINLIGEYNVTGDMWQYTPLLEELGIRVLATLSGDGRIPAIRTAHRARLNVIVCAKSLISLTRKMQEQYGIPYISLSFYGKRDTSSGLLAIAQALGDAELIERTRHLIAREEAALDEKLKPYRAAFQGKKAILNTGGNKSWSIASALQDLGIEVVATSVRKATEADKEKAREYLGDQGILMTNPGVEQARIIDQTKADLLLAGGRSLYTAIKKRIAFIDVNQEKKKSYGGYQGLLNLAEDVKNALENPVFRVVATRAPWEK; encoded by the coding sequence GTGGCGAAAAAACCTAAGATCAGCGAGCTTCTCGACGAACGCGCCTGCGCGCACAGTGCGGTCAAGAAAAGTGCCTGCAACACGCAGACACCCGGCGCCACCACCGGCGGCTGTGCCTTCGAGGGTGCCCAGATCGCGCTTTTTCCCTTTGCCGATGCCGCGCATCTGGTGCATGGTCCCATCACCTGCCTGGGCGCCTCCTGGGAAACCCGCGCCACGCCCACCAGCCATGCCGGTCGGGATTTCACCCAAATGGGCTTCACCACCGGCGTCACCACCAACGATGTGGTCTTCGGCGGCGAGGACAAGCTGCGCGAGGCCATCGACTACATTGTGGAGCATTACGCGCCCGCCGCCGTTTTCGTCTACGCCACCTGCGTGACGGCGCTCATCGGCGACGACATCGATGCCGTCTGTCGGCGGGCGCAAGCCAAGCACGGGATTCCCATGGTTGCGGTGCATGCCCCCGGCTTTGTCGGCAGCAAGAACCTGGGTAGCCGCCTGGGCGGCGAAGCGGCTCTGGCCGCCCTGGTCGGCACCCTGGAACCGGAGACCACCACGCCCTTCGACATCAATCTGATCGGCGAATACAACGTCACCGGCGATATGTGGCAGTACACGCCGCTGCTGGAAGAGCTCGGCATTCGGGTGCTCGCGACCCTGAGCGGCGACGGCCGCATCCCGGCCATCCGCACCGCCCATCGCGCCAGGCTCAATGTGATCGTCTGCGCCAAGTCGCTGATTTCCTTGACGCGCAAAATGCAGGAGCAATACGGCATCCCCTATATTTCCCTGTCCTTCTACGGCAAGCGTGACACCAGCAGCGGCCTGCTGGCCATCGCGCAAGCCCTGGGCGACGCCGAACTCATCGAGCGCACCCGCCACCTGATCGCTCGCGAGGAAGCCGCGCTGGACGAGAAGCTGAAACCCTATCGCGCGGCGTTTCAGGGCAAAAAGGCGATTCTCAACACCGGCGGCAACAAGTCCTGGTCCATCGCCTCGGCCCTGCAGGATCTGGGCATCGAAGTGGTTGCCACCTCGGTACGCAAGGCCACCGAGGCGGACAAGGAAAAAGCCCGGGAATATCTCGGCGACCAGGGGATTCTCATGACCAATCCGGGCGTCGAGCAGGCCCGCATCATCGACCAGACCAAGGCCGATCTGCTGCTCGCCGGGGGACGCAGTCTCTATACGGCGATCAAGAAGCGCATCGCCTTTATCGACGTCAATCAGGAAAAGAAAAAGAGCTACGGGGGCTACCAGGGCCTGCTCAATCTGGCCGAGGATGTGAAAAACGCCCTGGAGAACCCCGTGTTCCGGGTCGTCGCGACGAGGGCGCCATGGGAGAAATAA
- the nifN gene encoding nitrogenase iron-molybdenum cofactor biosynthesis protein NifN produces MGEIIRKPHKPLQVNPIKLSQPMGAALAFLGVNQCMPLMHGALGCASFTKVFLTRHFCEPIAIQTTAVTDVTAILDGGDYNIAESIKNITAKVSPKLIGLHTTGLTETKGDDIRGVAARIDVPLVYVNTPDFEGGLESGWALAVKAIIRQLVIPATSVDPRKLLILPHVSLQPVEVEKLKEFVALFGFDVYALPDLSTSLDGYLGEKQGSLSGGGIEVEEIQALADARIVLSIGESMRGCAEVMREKNPAIRHHHFAHLQGLAATDALVALLLAESGREQPPSSVARWRKRLQDALLDTHFALGQTRFLVAGEPDQLAGICQALGEAGGQARIAIATVDSPLLDQVGAEKILVGDLEDAENLREEYDLIVCNFHGEALAHRHHKGLMVRGFPNWEQIGNQLKNDLLYEGGCYFLFEAANAAEQMRRQQRD; encoded by the coding sequence ATGGGAGAAATAATCCGCAAGCCACACAAACCCCTGCAAGTCAATCCCATCAAGCTCTCCCAGCCCATGGGCGCGGCCCTGGCCTTTCTCGGCGTCAACCAGTGCATGCCGCTGATGCACGGCGCCCTGGGCTGCGCGTCCTTCACCAAGGTTTTTCTGACCCGACATTTCTGCGAACCCATCGCCATCCAGACCACGGCGGTCACGGACGTGACGGCGATCCTCGACGGCGGCGACTACAACATCGCCGAATCCATCAAAAACATTACCGCCAAGGTGTCGCCCAAGCTCATCGGTCTGCACACCACGGGCCTCACGGAAACCAAGGGCGACGATATCCGCGGCGTGGCCGCGCGCATCGATGTGCCCCTGGTCTACGTCAACACGCCGGACTTCGAGGGCGGTCTGGAAAGCGGCTGGGCGCTGGCGGTCAAGGCGATCATCCGGCAACTTGTGATTCCCGCCACCTCGGTTGACCCCCGCAAGCTGCTGATCCTGCCGCACGTCAGCCTGCAACCCGTCGAGGTCGAAAAGCTCAAGGAATTTGTCGCTCTCTTCGGCTTTGACGTTTATGCCCTGCCCGATCTTTCCACCTCCCTGGATGGCTACCTCGGCGAAAAGCAAGGCTCCCTGAGCGGCGGCGGCATCGAGGTCGAAGAAATTCAGGCGCTTGCCGATGCCCGCATCGTTTTGAGCATCGGCGAATCCATGCGCGGCTGCGCCGAGGTTATGCGGGAAAAAAATCCCGCCATCCGCCATCATCACTTCGCGCACCTGCAAGGCCTTGCCGCCACGGATGCCCTGGTTGCGTTGCTGCTCGCGGAAAGCGGGCGCGAACAACCTCCGTCCTCGGTGGCGCGCTGGCGCAAACGCTTGCAGGATGCGCTGCTCGACACGCATTTTGCCTTGGGGCAGACGCGCTTTCTGGTCGCCGGGGAACCCGATCAGCTCGCCGGCATCTGCCAGGCCCTGGGCGAGGCGGGCGGCCAGGCGCGTATCGCCATCGCCACGGTGGATTCTCCCCTGCTTGACCAGGTGGGCGCGGAGAAAATCCTCGTCGGCGATCTGGAGGATGCCGAAAATCTGCGCGAGGAATATGATCTGATCGTCTGCAATTTCCACGGCGAAGCTCTGGCGCACCGCCATCACAAGGGGTTGATGGTGCGTGGCTTTCCCAATTGGGAACAGATCGGCAACCAGCTCAAAAACGATCTGCTCTATGAAGGGGGCTGCTATTTTCTGTTCGAGGCGGCCAATGCGGCAGAACAGATGAGAAGACAGCAAAGGGATTGA
- a CDS encoding nitrogen fixation protein NifQ, with protein sequence MAEYTECIRRWAADTSQSGSLEDADGIGEVGLGEEHAGKRLAVRFALRIREHRIDDVRYQVFGCGFTLAACAATAHLAKGADVAQAQKLSAAKIDALLEGLPAERSYCAELANEAFQAALAAARTKTGTLRRSLHHPPHEDARVSTGDPVYQMLMAGEAPQSVPCEDRHLFACLLAAAAQENPLPAVALGWSEFELKGVLTLCFPALDPARLRDLCPPIARPLPAPNEALLPLLLSYLRQQGDKQRSEIALWLAKAIAARSAHPGHLWVAMGLFKRPELTAAIRRHLPALAAANHQGMRWKRFLFKQLCDLQGGLLCPSPECGLCSDYPLCFPSEEPRQSAG encoded by the coding sequence ATGGCCGAGTATACCGAGTGCATCCGCCGCTGGGCGGCCGACACCAGCCAATCGGGCAGCCTGGAGGACGCCGACGGCATCGGCGAGGTGGGATTGGGCGAAGAGCACGCCGGAAAGCGGCTGGCCGTGCGCTTTGCCCTGCGCATTCGCGAACATCGTATTGATGATGTGCGTTATCAGGTTTTTGGGTGCGGTTTTACCCTGGCGGCCTGCGCCGCGACGGCTCACCTGGCCAAAGGCGCGGACGTCGCGCAAGCACAGAAACTTAGCGCGGCGAAGATTGACGCTCTGCTTGAGGGCCTGCCTGCGGAGCGAAGCTACTGCGCCGAACTCGCCAACGAAGCCTTTCAGGCCGCCCTGGCTGCCGCCCGGACCAAAACCGGCACGCTCAGGCGCAGCCTGCACCATCCGCCGCATGAGGATGCGCGCGTTTCGACCGGCGATCCCGTCTATCAGATGCTCATGGCCGGTGAGGCGCCGCAATCGGTTCCTTGCGAGGACCGCCATCTCTTTGCCTGCCTGCTGGCCGCGGCGGCCCAGGAAAACCCTCTTCCCGCCGTCGCCCTCGGCTGGAGCGAGTTCGAGCTCAAAGGCGTATTGACTCTCTGTTTTCCTGCCCTTGATCCAGCCCGACTGCGCGATCTGTGCCCCCCCATCGCGCGCCCCCTCCCCGCCCCCAACGAAGCGCTTCTGCCCTTGCTGCTGAGTTACCTGCGGCAGCAAGGCGACAAGCAGAGAAGCGAGATTGCCCTCTGGCTCGCCAAAGCCATCGCCGCGCGCAGCGCGCATCCTGGCCATCTCTGGGTGGCCATGGGCTTGTTCAAGCGCCCCGAACTGACCGCCGCCATCCGCCGTCATCTGCCGGCGCTGGCCGCGGCCAACCACCAGGGCATGCGCTGGAAACGCTTTCTCTTCAAACAGCTCTGCGATCTCCAAGGGGGGCTGCTGTGCCCCTCCCCGGAATGCGGTTTGTGCAGCGACTATCCCTTGTGTTTTCCTAGCGAAGAGCCTCGGCAAAGCGCCGGTTGA
- a CDS encoding superoxide dismutase produces MLKPVCSLLLALFCVLAVAVSGAFAQPFTLPALPYASDALEPYIDKMTMEIHHGMHHQAYVNNLNAQVKNFPELEGMSLESMMARISTFNAAVRNNGGGHYNHDLFWKLMAPPGQGGEPSAALMQAITEGFGSLDELKKQFNQAAATRFGSGWAWVIVTGEKKLAVTSTANQDNPLMDVVEVKGTPILGVDVWEHAYYLSYQNRRGAYLDFWWNLVNWNEVNRRFAEALR; encoded by the coding sequence ATGTTAAAACCTGTTTGTTCCTTGCTGCTTGCCTTATTTTGTGTTCTGGCAGTGGCTGTCTCCGGGGCGTTCGCCCAACCGTTTACCCTGCCGGCTCTGCCTTATGCCAGCGATGCCCTTGAGCCCTACATCGACAAAATGACCATGGAAATCCACCATGGGATGCACCATCAGGCCTATGTCAACAATCTCAACGCGCAGGTGAAAAACTTTCCGGAACTGGAGGGCATGTCGCTGGAAAGCATGATGGCGCGGATTTCCACCTTCAACGCGGCGGTGCGCAATAATGGCGGCGGGCATTACAATCACGATCTGTTCTGGAAGCTCATGGCGCCGCCGGGGCAGGGTGGGGAGCCCTCCGCCGCGCTGATGCAGGCAATCACCGAGGGGTTCGGGTCGCTTGACGAGTTGAAAAAGCAGTTCAACCAGGCGGCGGCCACGCGTTTTGGCTCGGGATGGGCCTGGGTGATCGTCACGGGGGAAAAGAAGCTGGCGGTGACCTCCACCGCCAATCAGGACAATCCTCTGATGGATGTGGTCGAGGTGAAGGGAACGCCGATTCTTGGGGTGGATGTGTGGGAACACGCCTACTATCTGAGCTATCAGAATCGCCGCGGCGCCTATCTGGATTTCTGGTGGAATCTGGTCAACTGGAACGAGGTCAACCGGCGCTTTGCCGAGGCTCTTCGCTAG
- a CDS encoding pyridoxamine 5'-phosphate oxidase family protein, producing MTVYAGRSRNPLPVSLVQTERGGHAGPMSDAVESDILRDLCTGQNLAVLATGTGTHPYASLVAVALTPDLRHLYFATPRATRKCANLAENSQVALLMDNRTNQVSDFSHAAAATFLGTAEEVTGAERDQGLAIYLARHPHLEEFTAAPSCAFFKVRIDRIYLVTRFQNVMEYHFSP from the coding sequence ATGACCGTGTATGCCGGTCGCTCGCGCAACCCTTTGCCTGTATCATTGGTTCAAACCGAACGAGGAGGACATGCCGGCCCTATGAGTGATGCGGTTGAAAGCGACATCCTGCGTGATCTTTGCACCGGACAAAACCTTGCCGTTTTGGCCACCGGAACAGGAACACATCCCTATGCCAGCCTGGTGGCCGTCGCGCTGACCCCTGATTTGCGCCATCTCTATTTCGCCACGCCCCGCGCCACGCGCAAATGCGCCAATCTCGCCGAGAACTCTCAGGTGGCACTGCTCATGGACAATCGGACCAATCAAGTGTCTGATTTCAGCCATGCGGCCGCAGCCACCTTTCTCGGCACGGCCGAGGAAGTGACCGGCGCCGAGCGTGACCAGGGCTTGGCGATCTATCTTGCGCGCCATCCCCATCTGGAGGAGTTCACCGCCGCGCCGAGTTGCGCATTTTTCAAAGTCAGGATTGACCGCATCTATCTTGTGACGCGCTTTCAAAACGTCATGGAATATCATTTCTCGCCATGA
- a CDS encoding PEP/pyruvate-binding domain-containing protein — protein MNKSCDLVVDLSEVTSADLSRVGGKALSLARVAASGARVPPGVCITTAAYTRYLDLTGIRERLPFLLGRKAFSEMRWEELWDLALRVRNLFVRTPLPDALAEELRKALATRFGWIPVTVRSSAPAEDSSTASFAGLHDSFVNVCGPTAILDKMRLVWASLWSDRALLYRQELGLDPSDSSMAVLIQELIIGRCSGVAFSRCPGRPHLAVIEAVWGLNQGLVDGDVEPDRILFDRLDKIIERHAPQREQACRPVVGGVALQSLSADERGTSPLTDADAARVFSLLRQAEAHFGAPQDMEWTERDGDLFILQSRPITAAGTAAEGDERSWYLSLHKSLATLRNLRRTIEDELLPAMEQDAQRLAAVNLTSLEDEALAAEIQRRSGLLDAWEARYREVCIPMAHGIRLFGQLYNDRLRPEDPFAFLDVLTGDEGLLAVQRNQALQALAEQVRRDPVLADQLRDGCAPAPDTPFARSLRQFTIRFGGLSWVMGTAEDEAQALITLVLEMAKSTPPRHSSDRQAREADYLAAFAPEDHSLARDVLDIGRASYRLRDNDNLFIGKLSARLREAYDEAERRLAQREIAVLAELIAPEKMRVARRTTANPLSFQQPAALPGSRQQARQLVGQPAGPGLAQGRAHVIRRPEDLRTLKSGDILVCDAVDPNMTFVVPLAGGIVERRGGMLIHGAIIAREYGIACVTGVPHAIDLIHSGDRVTVDGYLGLVTIEAHAPGERPAG, from the coding sequence ATGAACAAATCCTGCGATCTGGTTGTCGATCTAAGCGAGGTGACCTCCGCCGATCTGTCCCGTGTCGGCGGCAAGGCGCTGTCCCTGGCGCGGGTGGCCGCTTCGGGAGCTCGGGTTCCGCCGGGGGTCTGCATCACGACGGCGGCTTATACTCGCTATCTGGATCTGACCGGCATCCGCGAGCGCCTGCCGTTTCTGCTCGGGCGCAAGGCCTTCAGCGAGATGCGCTGGGAAGAATTGTGGGATCTGGCCCTGAGAGTGCGAAATCTTTTTGTCAGGACACCGCTTCCCGATGCCTTGGCGGAAGAGTTGCGGAAAGCCCTCGCAACCCGCTTCGGGTGGATTCCCGTGACCGTGCGCTCCTCGGCGCCGGCCGAGGATTCATCAACGGCCTCTTTTGCCGGACTCCATGATTCCTTCGTCAATGTATGCGGCCCGACGGCGATTCTCGACAAGATGCGGCTGGTATGGGCCTCGCTGTGGTCGGACCGGGCACTGCTCTACCGGCAGGAACTGGGGCTTGATCCCTCCGATAGCAGCATGGCGGTCCTGATTCAGGAGCTCATCATCGGCCGCTGCTCCGGTGTTGCGTTCAGCCGCTGTCCGGGTCGGCCGCATCTCGCGGTCATCGAAGCCGTTTGGGGACTCAATCAGGGTCTGGTGGACGGTGATGTGGAACCCGACCGGATTCTATTCGACCGGCTCGACAAGATCATCGAGCGGCATGCTCCGCAACGTGAGCAGGCCTGTCGCCCGGTGGTCGGCGGTGTCGCCCTGCAATCCCTCTCAGCGGATGAGCGCGGCACCTCGCCGTTGACCGATGCCGACGCCGCAAGGGTTTTTTCGCTGCTTCGGCAGGCCGAAGCGCATTTCGGCGCCCCGCAGGATATGGAGTGGACTGAGCGCGACGGCGATCTTTTCATCCTGCAATCGCGCCCCATCACCGCAGCGGGCACTGCTGCTGAAGGTGATGAAAGAAGCTGGTATCTCAGCCTGCATAAAAGCTTAGCGACCTTGCGCAACCTGCGGCGGACCATCGAAGATGAACTGCTGCCGGCCATGGAACAGGATGCCCAGCGCCTTGCTGCCGTGAATCTGACAAGCCTGGAGGATGAGGCGCTGGCCGCTGAGATTCAGAGACGCAGCGGGCTTCTCGATGCGTGGGAGGCGCGCTATCGCGAGGTTTGCATCCCCATGGCCCATGGGATTCGTTTGTTCGGCCAATTGTACAATGACCGCCTTCGCCCCGAGGATCCTTTTGCCTTTTTGGATGTGCTGACCGGCGATGAAGGGTTGTTGGCGGTGCAGCGCAATCAGGCCCTGCAGGCGCTGGCCGAACAGGTGCGCCGTGATCCCGTATTGGCAGACCAGCTTCGCGACGGCTGCGCGCCTGCACCGGACACTCCCTTCGCGCGGTCTTTGCGGCAATTCACAATCCGTTTTGGTGGGTTGTCCTGGGTCATGGGGACAGCGGAGGATGAAGCGCAGGCCTTGATCACTCTGGTGCTGGAAATGGCCAAAAGCACCCCGCCGCGGCACTCCAGCGACCGGCAGGCCAGGGAGGCCGACTATCTGGCGGCGTTTGCGCCCGAGGACCACTCCCTGGCTCGTGACGTGCTCGACATCGGTCGGGCCAGTTACCGTCTACGCGACAACGACAACCTGTTTATCGGCAAGCTTTCAGCCCGCCTGCGCGAGGCCTACGATGAAGCCGAGAGGCGTTTGGCGCAGCGCGAGATCGCGGTGCTTGCCGAACTCATCGCGCCTGAAAAGATGCGTGTCGCGCGGCGCACCACGGCCAACCCTCTCTCGTTCCAGCAACCGGCGGCCCTACCTGGATCGCGTCAGCAGGCCCGCCAGCTTGTCGGACAGCCCGCCGGTCCTGGGCTGGCGCAGGGTCGTGCGCACGTCATCCGCCGTCCCGAGGATCTGCGCACGCTGAAGTCCGGCGATATCCTGGTCTGCGACGCCGTGGATCCCAACATGACCTTCGTCGTGCCTCTGGCCGGAGGGATTGTCGAACGACGCGGCGGCATGTTGATTCACGGCGCCATCATCGCGCGTGAGTATGGAATCGCCTGCGTCACCGGCGTGCCCCATGCCATTGATCTGATTCACAGCGGCGATCGGGTGACGGTGGACGGTTATCTGGGGTTGGTCACGATTGAGGCGCACGCCCCTGGCGAGCGCCCTGCCGGATAA